In one Verrucomicrobiota bacterium genomic region, the following are encoded:
- a CDS encoding ThuA domain-containing protein — MITFSLRSVLAAMLFLAGFIHAASIPVLIVDGQNNHDWKSTTPHLQKVLEQTGLFKVEVATSPAKGGDMSAFKPAFGRYRVILSNYNGEPWSKETREALVRFVREGGGFVSVHAANNAFPEWPEYNEMIGLGGWGDRNEKWGPYLRFRNGRFVPDPSPGRGGSHGSQHGFVLDTRDTEHPIMKGLPSRWMHAKDELYDRLRGPAKHVTVLASALSTRETNGSGEHEPLLMTIAFGAGRVFHTALGHNNGSDLTSQRCVGFIVTLQRGVEWAAQGKVTQKVPPDFPSAEKASLRE, encoded by the coding sequence ATGATCACCTTTTCCTTGCGATCCGTCCTTGCTGCGATGCTGTTCCTGGCGGGCTTCATCCACGCGGCGTCCATCCCGGTTCTCATCGTGGATGGCCAAAACAATCACGATTGGAAATCCACCACGCCGCATCTGCAGAAGGTCCTCGAGCAAACGGGTTTGTTCAAGGTCGAGGTCGCCACCTCGCCCGCCAAGGGGGGCGACATGTCCGCGTTCAAACCAGCCTTCGGGCGTTATCGCGTCATCCTCTCGAATTACAACGGCGAACCGTGGTCGAAGGAAACCCGGGAAGCCTTGGTCCGATTCGTCCGCGAAGGCGGGGGCTTCGTGTCCGTGCATGCGGCCAACAACGCGTTTCCCGAGTGGCCGGAGTACAACGAAATGATCGGGCTGGGCGGCTGGGGCGATCGCAACGAAAAATGGGGACCTTATTTGCGCTTTCGCAACGGAAGATTCGTGCCGGATCCGAGTCCGGGGCGCGGCGGCAGCCATGGATCGCAGCACGGATTCGTCCTGGACACGCGGGACACGGAACATCCCATCATGAAGGGTTTGCCGTCGCGCTGGATGCACGCCAAGGACGAGTTGTATGATCGCCTGCGAGGTCCGGCCAAGCATGTGACGGTGCTGGCCAGCGCACTTTCCACCCGGGAAACCAACGGATCAGGCGAGCATGAGCCGCTGCTGATGACGATCGCTTTTGGAGCCGGACGCGTCTTCCACACGGCGTTGGGACACAACAATGGCTCGGATCTGACCTCGCAGCGTTGCGTTGGATTTATTGTGACTTTGCAACGCGGAGTCGAGTGGGCGGCGCAGGGCAAGGTCACTCAGAAGGTGCCCCCGGACTTCCCATCCGCGGAGAAGGCCAGCCTGCGGGAGTGA
- a CDS encoding HAD family hydrolase: MFLNLPLTGRIEVAPTCRKPARITHVLFDFDGTLSLIRQGWPEVMVPMFMEMLPRRAGENEEAVRQMLFDDIMKLNGKQTIYQMMQFAERVKERGGSPLEPLEYKHEYLRRLDFRIRDRIKSLRGGRASPDDFLVHRSRALLDDLARRGLTLYLASGTDEQYVKQEAEILQVSRYFQGRIHGAKDDYKSFSKKMIIDKIIADHAIPGEQLLSFGDGYVEIQNTKEAGGFAVAVASDEANNGSGNMDEWKRRRLMGVGADLAIPDYRDMVVLLKALLD; encoded by the coding sequence ATGTTTTTGAATCTTCCGCTCACCGGGCGCATTGAAGTGGCGCCGACGTGCCGCAAACCCGCCCGAATCACGCATGTGTTGTTCGACTTCGACGGAACCCTGTCCTTGATCCGGCAGGGATGGCCCGAGGTGATGGTGCCGATGTTCATGGAGATGTTGCCGCGCCGGGCGGGCGAGAACGAGGAGGCTGTCCGGCAAATGCTCTTCGACGACATCATGAAGTTGAACGGCAAGCAGACCATTTACCAGATGATGCAGTTTGCCGAGCGGGTCAAGGAAAGAGGCGGATCGCCGCTCGAACCCCTGGAATACAAACACGAGTACTTGCGGCGCCTGGATTTTCGTATTCGGGACCGGATCAAGTCGCTGCGCGGCGGTCGGGCGAGTCCGGATGACTTTCTGGTTCATCGGTCGAGGGCGCTGCTGGACGATCTGGCGAGGAGAGGTTTGACCCTTTACCTGGCTAGCGGAACCGACGAGCAGTACGTGAAGCAGGAGGCGGAGATCCTCCAGGTCAGCCGTTATTTCCAGGGCCGCATTCATGGCGCGAAAGACGACTACAAATCATTTTCGAAGAAGATGATCATCGACAAGATCATCGCCGACCATGCGATCCCCGGAGAGCAGTTGCTCTCGTTCGGGGATGGATACGTCGAAATCCAGAATACCAAGGAAGCGGGGGGATTCGCGGTGGCCGTGGCCAGTGACGAGGCGAACAATGGTTCCGGCAACATGGATGAATGGAAAAGGCGACGGTTGATGGGGGTCGGAGCGGATCTGGCCATTCCCGACTACCGGGATATGGTGGTGTTGTTGAAGGCTCTTCTCGATTGA